In the Hyphomonadaceae bacterium BL14 genome, one interval contains:
- a CDS encoding EAL domain-containing protein, whose amino-acid sequence MAMYTAKSAGRARIIAFDSRIRERIERRTLIAHHLHRAVEQRTIQPAFQPIVDLRSRRLAGYESLARWTDDTLGAVSPAEFIPLAEELGIIRRLGASILERSLAEAGRLGGDWRMSVNLSPLQLEEPDLIDKIQDALEYSGMAPGRLCLEITESAIIKHPDKAIRAMEELRTLGIRLAIDDFGTGYSSLSMLRKLPVHSLKIDRSFVMEITRSHADLQLVRAIIGIAQDFGLDVTAEGIESEEQAELLTALGCTNGQGYLFGRPACLLDASSASMQARRAVGR is encoded by the coding sequence ATGGCCATGTATACGGCCAAGTCTGCCGGGCGCGCGCGCATCATCGCTTTCGACAGTCGGATTCGCGAGAGAATTGAGCGACGCACACTGATTGCACATCATCTGCACCGGGCGGTGGAGCAACGCACCATCCAGCCGGCATTCCAGCCGATTGTCGATCTGCGGTCACGCCGCCTTGCAGGTTATGAATCGCTTGCCCGCTGGACAGACGATACGCTCGGCGCTGTCTCTCCGGCCGAGTTCATTCCCCTTGCCGAAGAGTTGGGCATCATACGCCGGCTCGGCGCGTCCATTCTTGAACGGTCACTCGCCGAGGCGGGGCGCCTCGGCGGCGATTGGCGCATGTCGGTCAATCTGTCGCCGCTCCAGCTTGAGGAGCCCGATCTGATCGACAAGATTCAAGACGCCCTGGAATACTCCGGCATGGCGCCAGGACGGCTGTGCCTGGAAATCACGGAGTCTGCGATCATCAAGCATCCGGACAAGGCCATCCGGGCCATGGAGGAATTGCGCACACTCGGCATTCGCCTGGCTATTGACGATTTCGGAACCGGCTATTCATCGCTGAGCATGCTGCGCAAGTTGCCCGTCCATAGTCTCAAGATCGACCGGTCTTTTGTCATGGAGATAACCCGCTCACATGCCGATCTTCAGCTCGTACGCGCCATCATCGGCATCGCACAGGATTTCGGGCTGGACGTCACCGCCGAGGGCATCGAAAGCGAGGAGCAGGCCGAACTCCTCACGGCGCTCGGTTGCACCAATGGGCAAGGCTATCTGTTC
- a CDS encoding diguanylate cyclase — MQALVSEILGSFVHRANEEVDAGINDAIARLGAFCGADRTYVFQDRPGGLIDNTHEWCAPGIAPEIANLQSLPHDAIAGWVQPLASGCTIHVPCVADLPDDRADERTFLQSQGIQSVLVVPMLNAGKRLGIVGFDSVRSTRVYTDGEMSLLRSVTDVIASSLVRRNASRQVALAQSRLAAITCHSKDLVVVINADGVVQWASHAAIEALGSELVGSLYWKHLEARTREKVLHFMYSLKPTSEDLQSGKSVSPKAEKLPDHVLMTCHGPRWMSANLTDLKDDDAVGGLVITSHDITERRTSEYALAHRATHDILTGLPNRTLLINRIQQAAARTVKSQCHVGIVFLDIDHFKLINDGNGHAIGDELLIAAAKRLQGAIRRQDTVARFGGDEFVVVVDQVESVIMLGAVDKVPEPQAD; from the coding sequence ATGCAGGCTCTCGTATCCGAGATCCTTGGCTCCTTCGTCCATCGCGCCAACGAGGAGGTGGATGCCGGGATCAACGACGCCATTGCCCGCCTGGGCGCCTTCTGCGGCGCAGACCGCACTTATGTCTTCCAGGACCGGCCAGGCGGACTGATTGACAACACCCACGAGTGGTGTGCTCCGGGGATCGCTCCCGAAATCGCCAATCTCCAGAGCCTGCCTCATGATGCTATTGCAGGCTGGGTCCAGCCTCTTGCCTCCGGTTGTACAATCCACGTGCCATGTGTCGCCGACCTCCCCGACGATCGGGCAGACGAGCGTACATTCCTGCAAAGCCAAGGAATCCAGTCTGTACTTGTTGTGCCGATGCTTAATGCTGGCAAGAGGCTTGGTATTGTCGGCTTCGATTCCGTGCGCTCGACCCGTGTTTATACCGATGGCGAGATGAGCCTGTTGCGCTCCGTCACGGACGTTATCGCATCATCACTTGTGCGCCGGAATGCTTCGCGCCAGGTCGCCTTGGCGCAGTCCCGCCTCGCCGCGATAACCTGCCACAGCAAGGATCTCGTCGTGGTCATCAACGCGGATGGAGTTGTCCAATGGGCAAGCCATGCCGCCATTGAAGCTCTGGGATCCGAACTGGTTGGCAGCCTGTACTGGAAGCACCTGGAGGCCAGGACACGTGAAAAAGTGTTGCATTTCATGTACAGTCTTAAGCCGACGTCTGAAGACCTGCAATCTGGCAAAAGCGTTTCTCCCAAGGCTGAAAAACTGCCCGACCATGTATTGATGACTTGCCACGGACCCCGCTGGATGAGCGCAAACCTCACCGACTTAAAAGACGATGACGCGGTCGGCGGGCTTGTAATCACCTCACACGATATCACCGAGCGGCGAACCTCTGAGTACGCGCTCGCTCATCGGGCGACGCATGATATCCTGACAGGGCTCCCAAACCGGACCTTGCTGATTAACCGCATCCAACAGGCCGCAGCTCGCACGGTAAAGAGCCAATGCCATGTGGGAATAGTCTTTCTGGATATCGACCATTTCAAGCTTATCAACGATGGCAATGGTCACGCTATAGGCGATGAACTCCTCATTGCTGCAGCCAAGCGCCTGCAAGGAGCCATCCGGAGACAGGATACGGTCGCGCGATTTGGTGGCGATGAGTTCGTCGTGGTGGTCGACCAGGTCGAGAGCGTCATCATGCTAGGTGCTGTTGACAAAGTACCGGAACCACAGGCGGATTGA
- a CDS encoding IS5 family transposase (programmed frameshift): protein MVLVRGLMTDEEWAFFAPFVVATGGKRGRPPSDHRRVLDGVFWIARTGAPWRDLHDYFGPWTRVYRQFRRWTLSGVWEVMLEALGESGAVPDSLQMVDSTIVRAHHQAAGAKRGTQKQGFGRSKGGFTTKIHLRTNAEGLPIAAEITGGEVSDYKGYEAVMAAHGPVPRVLLADKGYDSDNIRTSLEAAGAVPMIPARRNRKNPVQIDDFVYGLRNRIERCFNKLRCSRRLATRYDKTADSYLGFIHLASIRLWFRYFVNST, encoded by the exons GTGGTCTTGGTTCGCGGTTTGATGACGGACGAGGAGTGGGCGTTCTTTGCGCCTTTCGTGGTGGCGACCGGAGGCAAGCGGGGCCGCCCGCCTTCTGATCATCGCCGCGTGCTGGACGGCGTGTTCTGGATCGCGCGCACCGGCGCGCCCTGGCGTGATCTTCACGACTATTTCGGTCCGTGGACGCGGGTCTACCGCCAGTTCCGCCGCTGGACGCTGTCAGGCGTGTGGGAGGTGATGTTGGAAGCGCTGGGCGAGAGCGGGGCCGTACCCGACAGTCTTCAAATGGTCGATTCCACTATCGTTCGCGCGCACCATCAGGCTGCGGGCGCTA AAAGGGGGACTCAAAAACAGGGTTTTGGGCGCTCAAAAGGTGGCTTCACGACCAAAATACACCTTCGCACCAACGCTGAAGGGCTGCCCATAGCCGCTGAGATCACCGGCGGTGAAGTCTCCGACTACAAAGGTTATGAGGCGGTGATGGCCGCGCATGGCCCAGTCCCGCGCGTCCTGCTGGCCGACAAAGGCTATGACAGCGACAATATCCGAACATCGCTGGAAGCCGCCGGCGCCGTGCCGATGATCCCGGCGCGCCGAAACCGCAAGAACCCCGTCCAGATCGACGACTTCGTCTATGGGCTGAGAAACCGCATCGAGCGGTGCTTCAACAAGCTGCGCTGCTCACGCCGCCTCGCCACACGCTACGACAAGACCGCCGACAGCTATCTCGGCTTCATCCATCTCGCTTCAATCCGCCTGTGGTTCCGGTACTTTGTCAACAGCACCTAG